The following coding sequences lie in one Lysobacter capsici genomic window:
- a CDS encoding carboxy terminal-processing peptidase: protein MTLKNTRTLTLLAGLLLTAPLALLARPDAAGAGGLPNAPTADQSTAAQMVYGLLSDSRYAYRPRALDDALSADMYKRYLESLDAGKQFFTAADIAKFDVYKTKLDDAIKSGDLSPAYTIFAAYKQRVDERVAYARGLLKQPANFDFTGKDRYDYDRKDAPWVADTAALDALWKQSVRNDWLRLKLAGKKNDDIAKTLDKRYANLAKGIGEIKGEDLFQTFVNSYANAIDPHTDYLTPKSAENFNMTMSLSLDGIGALLQKQDDVVAIREVIPGGPAARSSLLKPGDRIVGVGQGESGAMDDVIGWRIDDVVAKIRGAKGTKVRLDMIPAEAGLDSKPNRIVLVRDKVRLEDQAAKSEIINVPPADGAPAKRIGVIKLPGFYQDFEGRRKNANDYASATRDVAKLLTKLRADKVDGVVLDLRNNGGGSLNEAVELTGLFIDRGPVVQVREAGGRVQVDSDTDSGIAWEGPLAVLINRGSASASEIFAGAIQDYGRGLVIGETTFGKGTVQNLADLDRWPANEGPRFGQVKLTIAQFFRVSGGSTQHKGVVPDIAFPVSVDATEYGESTYDNALPWTKIAAVPHTSYGNFAPLLPKLESLHSSRIVGDKEFQWWSQDVAEFREERAKKWISLNEGERRAERDREDGKRKQRQAERKQLGLDLDPLGDDSNDDGLAASERDIAKDAAREKLAEKRPDPLLRESAAILADAVRLLNADRKLSAQVLPTATAPGHWAD from the coding sequence ATGACCCTCAAGAACACGCGTACCCTGACCCTGCTTGCAGGCCTCCTGCTGACCGCGCCGCTGGCGCTGTTGGCGCGACCCGACGCCGCCGGCGCGGGCGGTTTGCCCAATGCGCCCACCGCCGACCAGTCGACGGCCGCGCAGATGGTTTACGGCCTGCTGTCCGACAGCCGCTACGCCTACCGGCCGCGCGCGCTCGACGATGCGCTGTCGGCCGACATGTACAAGCGCTACCTCGAATCGCTCGACGCCGGCAAGCAGTTCTTCACTGCCGCCGACATCGCCAAGTTCGATGTCTACAAGACCAAGCTCGACGACGCGATCAAGAGCGGCGACCTGTCGCCCGCGTACACGATCTTCGCCGCCTACAAGCAGCGCGTCGACGAACGCGTCGCCTACGCGCGCGGCCTGCTCAAGCAGCCGGCCAATTTCGATTTCACCGGCAAGGACCGCTACGACTACGACCGCAAGGACGCGCCCTGGGTCGCCGACACGGCGGCGCTGGACGCGTTGTGGAAGCAGTCGGTGCGCAACGACTGGCTGCGCCTGAAGCTGGCCGGCAAGAAGAACGACGACATCGCCAAGACCCTGGACAAGCGTTACGCCAACCTCGCCAAGGGCATCGGCGAGATCAAGGGCGAGGACCTGTTCCAGACTTTCGTCAACAGCTACGCCAACGCGATCGATCCGCACACCGACTACCTCACGCCGAAGTCGGCGGAAAACTTCAACATGACCATGTCGCTGTCGCTCGACGGCATCGGCGCGCTGTTGCAGAAGCAGGACGACGTGGTCGCGATCCGCGAAGTGATCCCCGGCGGTCCGGCCGCGCGCAGCAGCCTGCTCAAGCCCGGCGACCGCATCGTCGGCGTGGGCCAGGGCGAAAGCGGCGCGATGGACGATGTGATCGGCTGGCGCATCGACGACGTGGTCGCCAAGATCCGCGGCGCCAAGGGCACCAAGGTGCGCCTGGACATGATCCCGGCCGAAGCCGGCCTGGACAGCAAGCCCAACCGGATCGTGCTGGTGCGCGACAAGGTGCGTCTGGAAGACCAGGCCGCCAAGTCCGAGATCATCAACGTGCCGCCGGCCGACGGCGCGCCGGCCAAGCGCATCGGCGTGATCAAGCTGCCGGGCTTCTATCAGGACTTCGAAGGCCGCCGCAAGAACGCCAACGATTACGCCTCGGCCACCCGCGACGTCGCCAAGCTGCTGACCAAGCTGCGCGCCGACAAGGTCGACGGCGTGGTGCTGGACCTGCGCAACAACGGCGGCGGTTCGCTCAACGAAGCGGTCGAGCTGACCGGTCTGTTCATCGATCGCGGCCCGGTGGTGCAGGTGCGCGAAGCCGGCGGCCGGGTCCAGGTCGACAGCGACACCGATTCGGGCATCGCCTGGGAAGGTCCGCTGGCGGTGTTGATCAACCGCGGTTCGGCGTCGGCCTCCGAGATTTTCGCTGGTGCCATCCAGGACTACGGACGTGGCCTGGTGATCGGCGAAACCACCTTCGGCAAGGGCACGGTGCAGAACCTGGCCGACCTCGACCGCTGGCCGGCCAACGAAGGCCCGCGCTTCGGCCAGGTCAAGCTGACCATCGCCCAGTTCTTCCGCGTCAGCGGCGGTTCGACCCAGCACAAGGGCGTGGTGCCCGACATCGCCTTCCCGGTGTCGGTCGACGCGACCGAGTACGGCGAGAGCACCTACGACAACGCGCTGCCGTGGACCAAGATCGCGGCCGTCCCGCACACCAGCTACGGCAATTTCGCGCCGCTGCTGCCGAAGCTGGAATCCCTGCACAGCAGCCGCATCGTCGGCGACAAGGAATTCCAGTGGTGGTCGCAGGACGTGGCCGAGTTCCGCGAGGAGCGCGCCAAGAAGTGGATCTCGCTCAACGAGGGCGAGCGCCGCGCCGAGCGCGATCGCGAAGACGGCAAGCGCAAGCAGCGTCAGGCCGAGCGCAAGCAGCTGGGCCTGGACCTGGACCCGCTGGGCGACGATTCCAACGACGACGGCCTGGCCGCGTCCGAGCGCGACATTGCCAAGGACGCGGCGCGCGAGAAGCTCGCCGAGAAGCGTCCGGACCCGTTGCTGCGCGAATCGGCGGCGATCCTGGCCGACGCGGTGCGCCTGCTCAACGCCGACCGCAAGCTGTCGGCGCAGGTGCTGCCGACCGCGACCGCGCCGGGGCATTGGGCCGACTGA
- a CDS encoding S41 family peptidase, whose translation MKRLIAGLALVASCCAGSAFAADAPSTDAAEQDRITALQLSRGLLTDPRYAYDARKLDDRLSGELFDAWLNYLDPEHLYLSQADVRGLERYRNGLDKAITSKDLTPFLAMRALALTRKDACLAYVRGVLAQPMRFDGDEVWNPDRGAAARATDESALQSLWGTRLKSQALALKLEGHTPEQIRRALERSYASRVQQARAVSAAAVVEAIISTLAVAIGPGNDYFSPDPPAPAPAPPNAAGQVGVGLALKRDGAAIGLYEVTGNGPADRAGLREGDRLLAVGEGRDGAMDDVAGLELEAVVQRLRGAPGSVVRVQVVPRLALPGESARTVELSRAKVDERAVSRVIEVAGKRIGVIVPGSFYVDFDAQRRKQDDYASISRDVRRMLQELREAKADAVLVDLRDNGGGALSELEPMIGLFADAGAVFQVRESGGRVSVMDKAVGAVWNAPMAVLINYRSSAASEIFAAAIQDHGRGLVIGERSFGRGTVQNMVDLDRWPNNDKPPRFGQVKLTIAHVYRITGKPLDAVGVTPDLVLTQAPPIEPKRTPTPAIVAYKGFRSPPARADLARLTQAHQQRSAQDPDYQHWLQRLQLARSTAPLSLNEAARRAQLAQLPALPKTDAELAEAVAIVADNLAGGGR comes from the coding sequence ATGAAACGGTTGATTGCGGGCCTGGCGCTCGTGGCGTCGTGCTGTGCCGGTTCCGCGTTCGCGGCCGATGCGCCGTCCACGGACGCAGCGGAGCAAGACAGGATCACCGCGCTGCAGCTGAGCCGGGGGTTGCTGACCGATCCGCGTTACGCCTACGACGCGCGCAAGTTGGACGATCGTCTGTCCGGCGAGTTGTTCGACGCCTGGCTGAACTATCTCGACCCGGAGCATCTGTACCTCAGTCAGGCCGATGTGCGTGGATTGGAGCGTTATCGCAACGGCCTCGACAAGGCGATCACCAGCAAGGACCTCACCCCCTTCCTGGCCATGCGCGCGCTGGCGCTGACACGCAAGGATGCGTGCCTGGCCTATGTGCGCGGCGTGCTTGCGCAGCCGATGAGGTTCGATGGCGACGAAGTGTGGAATCCCGATCGCGGCGCTGCCGCGCGGGCGACCGACGAATCGGCGCTGCAATCGCTGTGGGGGACGCGGCTCAAGAGCCAGGCGCTGGCGTTGAAGCTGGAGGGCCACACGCCCGAACAGATCCGGCGCGCCCTCGAGCGCAGCTACGCGAGCCGCGTGCAGCAGGCGCGTGCCGTGTCCGCGGCTGCGGTGGTCGAAGCGATCATCAGTACGCTGGCGGTCGCCATCGGTCCGGGCAACGACTATTTTTCCCCTGATCCGCCGGCGCCGGCGCCGGCGCCGCCAAACGCAGCCGGCCAGGTCGGCGTGGGATTGGCCTTGAAGCGCGATGGCGCTGCGATCGGCCTGTACGAGGTGACCGGCAACGGTCCGGCCGATCGCGCCGGCCTGCGCGAAGGCGATCGCTTGCTGGCCGTGGGCGAGGGCCGCGACGGTGCGATGGACGATGTGGCCGGCCTGGAACTCGAGGCGGTGGTCCAGCGTCTGCGCGGCGCGCCCGGCAGCGTGGTGCGCGTCCAGGTAGTGCCGCGTCTGGCGCTGCCGGGCGAGAGCGCCCGCACGGTCGAGCTGAGCCGCGCCAAGGTCGACGAACGCGCGGTGTCTCGCGTGATCGAGGTCGCGGGCAAGCGCATCGGGGTGATCGTGCCCGGCAGTTTCTACGTCGATTTCGACGCGCAACGGCGCAAGCAGGACGATTACGCGTCGATCAGCCGCGACGTGCGGCGGATGCTGCAGGAACTGCGCGAGGCCAAGGCCGATGCGGTGCTGGTCGATTTGCGCGACAACGGCGGCGGCGCGTTGAGCGAACTCGAGCCGATGATCGGCCTGTTCGCCGACGCCGGCGCGGTGTTCCAGGTGCGCGAGAGCGGTGGTCGCGTGTCGGTCATGGACAAGGCCGTCGGCGCGGTCTGGAACGCGCCGATGGCGGTGCTGATCAATTACCGCTCCTCGGCGGCCTCGGAAATCTTCGCCGCGGCGATCCAGGACCACGGCCGCGGCCTGGTGATCGGCGAGCGCAGCTTCGGCCGCGGCACGGTCCAGAACATGGTCGATCTGGACCGTTGGCCGAATAACGACAAACCGCCGCGTTTCGGCCAGGTCAAACTGACCATCGCCCACGTGTACCGGATCACCGGCAAACCGCTGGACGCGGTCGGGGTGACCCCCGACCTGGTCCTGACCCAGGCGCCGCCGATCGAACCCAAGCGCACGCCGACCCCGGCGATCGTGGCCTACAAAGGCTTCCGATCGCCGCCCGCGCGCGCCGATCTCGCCCGGCTGACGCAGGCCCACCAGCAGCGCAGCGCGCAGGACCCGGATTACCAGCACTGGCTGCAGCGGCTGCAACTCGCCCGATCGACCGCGCCGCTGTCCTTGAACGAAGCCGCGCGCCGCGCCCAACTGGCGCAACTGCCGGCCTTGCCGAAGACCGACGCCGAGCTGGCCGAGGCCGTCGCGATCGTCGCCGACAACCTGGCCGGCGGTGGGCGCTGA
- the lipA gene encoding lipoyl synthase, translating to MTTPASKSIPLTIVSGSAPEVLAPAVLESTTMTPGAKQLGGDKISRSPVQFADVPVLRKPSWIRVRIPSGNSVAALKAKLRENRLVTVCEEASCPNIHECFSHGTATFMILGEVCTRRCSFCDVAHGRPKPPDANEPANLARTVADMGLKYVVITSVDRDDLRDGGAQHFVDCIAAVREQSPRTKIEVLTPDFRGKGRMERALEILNTNPPDVFNHNVETVPDLYTNVRPGADYQWSLTLLQKFKAQHPHVATKSGIMLGLGETMEQVQATLRDLRAHDVDMITIGQYLQPTPHHHPVLRYWTPEEFKELEVYGMSLGFTHVASGPLVRSSYHADRQAIDAGFAVA from the coding sequence ATGACCACCCCCGCCTCCAAGTCCATCCCGCTTACGATCGTCAGCGGCAGTGCGCCCGAAGTGCTCGCGCCGGCGGTGCTGGAGTCGACCACGATGACGCCCGGGGCCAAGCAGCTCGGCGGCGACAAGATCAGCCGCTCGCCGGTGCAGTTCGCCGACGTGCCGGTGCTGCGCAAGCCGTCGTGGATCCGGGTGCGCATTCCGTCGGGCAACTCGGTCGCCGCGCTCAAGGCCAAGCTGCGCGAAAACCGCCTGGTCACGGTCTGCGAAGAAGCCAGCTGCCCGAACATCCACGAGTGCTTCAGCCACGGCACCGCGACCTTCATGATCCTCGGCGAGGTCTGCACCCGCCGCTGCTCGTTCTGCGATGTCGCCCACGGCCGGCCCAAGCCGCCGGACGCGAACGAACCGGCCAACCTGGCCCGCACCGTCGCCGACATGGGCCTGAAGTACGTGGTCATCACCAGCGTCGACCGCGACGACCTGCGCGACGGCGGCGCCCAGCATTTCGTCGACTGCATCGCCGCGGTGCGCGAGCAGAGCCCGCGCACCAAGATCGAAGTGCTGACCCCGGACTTCCGCGGCAAGGGCCGCATGGAACGCGCGCTGGAGATCCTCAACACCAATCCGCCGGACGTGTTCAACCACAACGTCGAGACCGTGCCGGACCTATACACCAACGTGCGCCCGGGCGCCGACTATCAGTGGTCGCTGACCCTGCTGCAGAAGTTCAAGGCCCAGCATCCGCACGTGGCGACCAAGTCCGGGATCATGCTCGGCCTGGGCGAGACCATGGAGCAGGTGCAGGCCACCTTGCGCGATTTGCGCGCGCACGATGTCGACATGATCACCATCGGCCAGTACTTGCAGCCGACCCCGCACCACCACCCGGTGCTGCGTTACTGGACGCCGGAAGAGTTCAAGGAACTCGAGGTCTACGGCATGTCGCTGGGCTTCACCCACGTCGCCTCGGGCCCGCTGGTACGCTCGTCGTACCACGCCGACCGGCAGGCGATCGACGCGGGTTTCGCGGTCGCCTGA
- the lipB gene encoding lipoyl(octanoyl) transferase LipB: MDAVAAVFGGESAPPRAQLRDLGRQPYEPVWRAMQAFTDARGADTPDELWLVEHDPVFTLGQAGKDEHVLMPGDIPVIHVDRGGQVTYHGPGQIVLYPLLDLRRLKLGVREYVDRIEQAVIDTLAEWNIEGARRDGAPGVYVAGAKVMALGIRVRRGCTFHGLAFNIAMDLSPYQRINPCGYQGLQVTSVLDLGGPSGMEQVKPVLVAQLARQFGLTVEDAEPLSF, translated from the coding sequence ATCGACGCCGTCGCCGCCGTGTTCGGTGGCGAAAGCGCGCCGCCGCGCGCGCAGCTGCGCGACCTGGGCCGCCAGCCCTACGAACCGGTATGGCGCGCGATGCAGGCGTTCACCGACGCGCGCGGCGCGGACACGCCCGACGAGCTGTGGCTGGTCGAGCACGACCCGGTGTTCACCCTGGGCCAGGCCGGCAAGGACGAACACGTGCTGATGCCGGGCGACATCCCGGTGATCCACGTCGATCGCGGCGGCCAGGTCACCTACCACGGCCCCGGCCAGATCGTGCTGTACCCGCTGCTGGACCTGCGCCGGCTCAAGCTCGGGGTGCGCGAGTACGTCGACCGGATCGAGCAGGCGGTGATCGACACCCTGGCCGAGTGGAACATCGAAGGCGCGCGCCGCGACGGCGCTCCGGGCGTGTACGTGGCCGGGGCCAAGGTTATGGCGCTGGGCATCCGGGTCCGCCGCGGCTGCACCTTCCACGGCCTGGCCTTCAATATCGCCATGGACCTGTCGCCGTACCAGCGCATCAATCCCTGCGGGTATCAGGGGCTGCAGGTGACCTCGGTGCTAGACTTGGGCGGCCCCTCGGGCATGGAGCAGGTCAAGCCGGTGCTGGTCGCGCAGCTCGCGCGGCAGTTCGGTCTGACGGTCGAGGACGCGGAGCCGTTGAGCTTTTAA
- a CDS encoding DUF493 family protein, which yields MDIHSDNPDHGFQFPGTFELSAMGAADAGLEHELPRLLLGAGISVETETIQWKHSSTGKFVSVKLSFRAENRAQYDLAHQVLREHPEVKWTL from the coding sequence ATGGACATTCATTCCGACAACCCCGACCACGGCTTCCAGTTTCCCGGCACCTTCGAACTCAGCGCGATGGGCGCGGCCGATGCGGGCCTGGAGCACGAATTGCCGCGCCTGCTGCTCGGCGCCGGGATCAGCGTGGAAACCGAAACCATCCAGTGGAAGCACTCCTCGACCGGCAAGTTCGTCTCGGTCAAGTTGAGCTTCCGCGCCGAGAACCGCGCGCAGTACGACCTCGCCCATCAGGTCCTGCGCGAGCACCCGGAAGTGAAGTGGACACTGTGA
- a CDS encoding HAD family hydrolase has product MSDRLLLVLDLDETLIHASEIELDRPADFRVLRYHVYRRPHLQRFIDYALANFEVGVWTSSGKRYAAAVVEALFPPRSLRFVWSSERCSITRDWATGEYKNRKRLNKLKRHGYRLERMLAIDDTPSKHSYNYGNLVCVREYLGEDEHDDELLQLMAYLDRLAAEPNMRTIEKRRWREKVMADAAQGGPVRGDGLE; this is encoded by the coding sequence ATGAGCGATCGCCTGCTGCTGGTCCTCGACCTCGACGAAACCTTGATCCACGCCAGCGAGATCGAGCTCGATCGACCCGCCGATTTTCGCGTACTGCGCTATCACGTCTACCGCCGCCCGCACCTGCAGCGCTTCATCGACTACGCACTGGCGAACTTCGAGGTCGGGGTGTGGACCTCGTCGGGAAAGCGCTATGCCGCGGCGGTGGTCGAAGCGCTGTTCCCGCCGAGGTCGCTGCGCTTCGTGTGGTCCAGCGAGCGCTGCTCGATCACTCGCGACTGGGCCACCGGCGAGTACAAGAACCGCAAACGCCTGAACAAACTCAAGCGGCACGGTTACCGCCTGGAACGCATGCTGGCGATCGACGACACGCCGTCCAAGCACTCGTACAACTACGGCAACCTGGTGTGCGTGCGCGAGTACCTGGGCGAGGACGAGCACGACGATGAGTTGCTGCAGCTGATGGCGTATCTGGATCGCCTGGCGGCCGAGCCGAACATGCGCACGATCGAGAAGCGGCGCTGGCGGGAGAAGGTGATGGCGGATGCGGCGCAAGGCGGGCCGGTGCGCGGCGATGGCCTGGAATGA
- a CDS encoding D-alanyl-D-alanine carboxypeptidase family protein has translation MTLRSTSRAAAFAALTSAFLVTLGAGFASAQTPAAKPAAAAPAAATPAAALPPASDSLPVPPPPQIQGTAWVLIDAASGNILASHNPDQRVEPASITKVMTSYVIAAELKGGKVKDTDQVMMTENAWRKGGAATDGSYSGFAVNQTAPLVEMEKGMVVQSGNDAAIALAEHVAGSEDAFAALMNQYAARIGLKNSHFMNPHGLSQENHYSTAHDLALLGRALIHDFPVAYSYNKIKELKVGPITQPNRNLLLWRDNTVDGIKTGHHSKAGYCLMASALRGDQRLISVVMGSTSEAQRATDSQALLNWGFRFYETHKLYDTSKVIAQQKVWKGQTAQIQLGVAEPLLVTVPRGKYPQLKPSMDVPKSLVAPIKKGQAIGTVKVMLDGKVIAQRPLVAMAAVEEGGFFKRLWDEFWMWWESE, from the coding sequence ATGACCCTTCGCTCCACCTCGCGCGCCGCCGCCTTCGCCGCGCTGACTTCGGCATTCCTGGTAACGCTCGGGGCCGGTTTCGCCTCGGCGCAGACCCCGGCCGCCAAGCCCGCCGCCGCCGCGCCGGCCGCGGCCACGCCGGCCGCGGCGCTGCCGCCGGCCAGCGATTCGCTGCCGGTTCCGCCGCCGCCGCAGATCCAGGGCACCGCCTGGGTGCTGATCGACGCGGCCAGCGGCAACATCCTGGCCAGCCACAACCCGGACCAGCGGGTCGAGCCGGCCAGCATCACCAAGGTCATGACCAGCTACGTGATCGCCGCCGAACTCAAGGGCGGCAAGGTCAAGGACACCGACCAGGTGATGATGACCGAGAACGCCTGGCGCAAGGGCGGCGCGGCCACCGACGGCAGCTACTCGGGTTTCGCGGTCAACCAGACCGCGCCGCTGGTGGAGATGGAAAAAGGCATGGTGGTGCAGTCCGGCAACGACGCCGCGATCGCCCTGGCCGAGCACGTCGCCGGCAGCGAAGACGCCTTCGCCGCGCTGATGAACCAGTACGCCGCGCGCATCGGCCTGAAGAACTCGCACTTCATGAACCCGCACGGCCTGTCGCAGGAGAATCACTACTCCACCGCGCACGATCTGGCCCTGCTGGGCCGCGCGCTGATCCACGATTTCCCGGTCGCGTACTCGTACAACAAGATCAAGGAACTCAAAGTCGGGCCGATCACCCAGCCCAACCGCAACCTGCTGCTGTGGCGCGACAACACCGTCGACGGCATCAAGACCGGTCACCACTCCAAGGCCGGTTACTGCCTGATGGCCTCGGCCCTGCGCGGCGATCAGCGCCTGATCTCGGTGGTGATGGGTTCGACCTCCGAAGCCCAGCGCGCCACCGACAGCCAGGCGTTGCTCAACTGGGGTTTCCGCTTCTACGAAACCCACAAGTTGTACGACACCAGCAAGGTGATCGCCCAGCAGAAGGTGTGGAAGGGCCAGACCGCGCAAATCCAGCTCGGCGTCGCCGAGCCGCTGCTGGTGACGGTGCCGCGCGGCAAGTACCCGCAGCTCAAGCCGAGCATGGACGTGCCCAAGAGCTTGGTCGCGCCGATCAAGAAGGGCCAGGCGATCGGTACGGTCAAGGTCATGCTCGACGGCAAGGTGATCGCGCAGCGTCCGCTGGTGGCGATGGCGGCGGTCGAAGAGGGCGGTTTCTTCAAGCGTCTGTGGGATGAGTTCTGGATGTGGTGGGAGTCGGAGTAA
- a CDS encoding septal ring lytic transglycosylase RlpA family protein, giving the protein MSGAGPKRLPIANAIGRLVVAALPLVLAACASSPKKSGSQALALPDRGHVHSAGLPSSSSHGGRKKSPYAPAQEDLSKRGNYKAGGLYAPGVNDTTPDYIPDVDAIPEPEVVAEARSQFGNRSPYVVLGKTYKVLDSHDDYVETGTASYYGQKFHGRRTSNLEVYDMYAFTAAHKSLPLPSFARVTNIDNGKSVTVRVNDRGPFHDGRVIDLSYAAAVKLGITQRGTGRVEVRALHPGEAPPPLYASAANNPPQPVAVAAKPASPSAIDRLVSAMPIASANAGELPPGVRVATGKPAPVAAPVKTTVATGKPAAVTAAPAAEVKTAATTASKPAGAVASASGDYRFDMMQNGKSMSADEFDAWMKTRQVRVATGKGVALAPPKPLSRAEQRAMAKQQKEQAKALAAAEKAAKKAGKPSPATAVAAAGATALPAPPAAPPPPSPAKAAAVVAAATPSAGDVTLQVASFSARSNADRALTMLRGAGIGTAKLLDGNAANGQKVWRLRVGPLQADAAPELAARIVGLGFGQPQRVRD; this is encoded by the coding sequence ATGAGCGGGGCCGGCCCGAAACGGCTGCCGATCGCGAACGCGATCGGGCGGCTGGTCGTCGCCGCGCTGCCGCTGGTCCTCGCGGCCTGCGCCAGCTCTCCCAAGAAATCCGGTTCCCAGGCGCTCGCGCTGCCCGACCGCGGCCATGTCCACAGCGCCGGCCTGCCGTCGTCGTCCTCGCACGGCGGGCGCAAGAAATCGCCGTATGCGCCGGCGCAGGAAGACCTGAGCAAGCGCGGCAACTACAAGGCCGGCGGCCTGTACGCGCCGGGCGTCAACGACACCACGCCCGATTACATCCCCGACGTCGATGCGATCCCCGAACCCGAAGTGGTCGCCGAGGCGCGCTCGCAGTTCGGCAACCGCTCGCCGTACGTGGTGCTGGGCAAGACCTACAAGGTGCTCGACTCGCACGACGATTACGTCGAGACCGGCACGGCCTCGTACTACGGCCAGAAATTCCACGGCCGGCGTACCTCCAACCTGGAGGTGTACGACATGTACGCCTTCACCGCCGCGCATAAGTCCTTGCCGCTGCCGAGCTTCGCCCGGGTCACCAATATCGACAACGGCAAGTCGGTGACGGTGCGGGTCAACGACCGCGGCCCGTTCCACGACGGCCGGGTGATCGACTTGAGCTACGCCGCCGCGGTCAAGCTGGGCATCACCCAGCGCGGCACCGGCCGGGTCGAGGTGCGCGCGCTGCATCCGGGCGAGGCGCCGCCGCCGCTGTACGCCAGCGCGGCCAACAACCCGCCGCAGCCGGTCGCGGTCGCCGCCAAGCCGGCGTCGCCGTCGGCGATCGACCGTCTGGTTTCGGCGATGCCGATCGCCAGCGCGAACGCCGGCGAATTGCCGCCGGGCGTGCGCGTGGCGACCGGCAAGCCCGCGCCGGTGGCGGCGCCAGTCAAAACCACCGTCGCCACCGGCAAGCCGGCTGCGGTAACCGCGGCCCCGGCCGCCGAGGTCAAGACCGCGGCCACGACCGCATCCAAGCCGGCCGGCGCGGTCGCATCGGCCTCGGGCGACTACCGCTTCGACATGATGCAGAACGGCAAGTCGATGAGCGCCGACGAGTTCGACGCCTGGATGAAGACCCGTCAGGTTCGCGTCGCGACCGGCAAGGGCGTGGCCCTCGCGCCGCCGAAGCCGTTGAGCCGGGCCGAGCAGCGCGCCATGGCCAAGCAGCAGAAAGAACAGGCCAAGGCCCTGGCCGCGGCCGAAAAAGCCGCGAAGAAGGCCGGCAAGCCATCGCCCGCGACCGCCGTGGCCGCCGCCGGCGCGACCGCGTTGCCGGCGCCGCCGGCCGCGCCGCCGCCGCCGAGCCCGGCCAAGGCCGCCGCGGTGGTCGCCGCCGCCACGCCCAGCGCCGGTGACGTGACCTTGCAGGTCGCCAGCTTCTCCGCGCGCAGCAACGCCGACCGCGCCCTGACCATGCTGCGCGGCGCCGGCATCGGCACCGCCAAGCTGCTCGACGGCAACGCCGCCAACGGCCAGAAAGTCTGGCGTCTGCGGGTCGGCCCGTTGCAGGCCGATGCCGCGCCGGAACTCGCCGCCCGTATCGTCGGTCTGGGATTCGGCCAGCCGCAACGCGTGCGCGACTGA
- a CDS encoding type II toxin-antitoxin system PemK/MazF family toxin — translation MDRDDQANHRVLSRVVNQGDVFWIEPDPSRGSIPGVAHPHVVVQDDVFNHSRIGTVVVCALSSNPARASEPGNVALDAGEGGLAKRSVVVVSQVSSLYKARLGEHIGVLSPQRVAQILAGMRFLQASFFERR, via the coding sequence ATGGACCGAGACGATCAAGCCAATCATCGGGTGCTCTCCAGGGTCGTGAACCAGGGCGATGTGTTCTGGATCGAGCCGGACCCGTCGCGCGGATCGATTCCCGGGGTCGCGCATCCGCATGTCGTGGTGCAGGACGACGTGTTCAACCATTCGCGCATCGGCACGGTGGTGGTCTGCGCGCTCAGTTCGAACCCGGCGCGCGCCAGCGAACCGGGCAATGTGGCGCTGGACGCGGGCGAGGGCGGGCTGGCCAAGCGCAGCGTGGTGGTGGTCTCGCAGGTGTCGTCGCTGTACAAGGCGCGCCTGGGCGAGCACATCGGGGTGTTGTCGCCGCAGCGGGTGGCGCAGATCCTGGCGGGGATGCGGTTTCTGCAGGCCTCGTTCTTCGAGCGGCGTTGA
- a CDS encoding DUF4287 domain-containing protein, translating to MSDDAKVKGPASYFPSIEKKYGQPIAHWLGVLGALNGDKHMEMVEHLKTAHQMGHGHANALVAYHLAQAGKS from the coding sequence ATGAGCGACGACGCAAAAGTGAAGGGCCCGGCTTCGTATTTCCCTTCGATCGAAAAGAAGTACGGCCAGCCCATCGCGCATTGGCTGGGCGTGCTCGGCGCATTGAACGGCGACAAGCACATGGAGATGGTCGAGCATCTCAAGACCGCGCATCAGATGGGCCACGGCCATGCCAATGCGCTGGTGGCCTACCATCTGGCGCAGGCGGGGAAGTCGTGA